The Candidatus Methylomirabilis sp. genome includes a window with the following:
- the pyrF gene encoding orotidine-5'-phosphate decarboxylase has protein sequence MHKPPELIVALDVGDLTAAAALVEQLYPTVTLFKVGLQLFTAEGPRTVEVVRQRGGAVFLDLKLHDIPNTVAAAVREAARLGAVMCTLHASGGRAMLQAAKAAVAGIDSPMRLLAVTVLTSLDARGLEEVVGSKLDLAAQVVRLASLAREAGLDGVVASPHEIGLLRATLPLSMRLVIPGIRPAWAPTEDQRRVMTPYEAAVAGADYLVIGRPITAAADPVKATRRILDELKAVVYDDSRSL, from the coding sequence ATGCACAAACCACCAGAATTGATTGTAGCCCTGGATGTGGGAGACCTGACTGCAGCCGCCGCGCTGGTTGAGCAACTGTACCCAACAGTGACGCTCTTCAAGGTGGGCCTCCAGCTCTTCACGGCTGAGGGCCCTCGGACGGTAGAGGTGGTGAGGCAGCGGGGCGGGGCGGTCTTTCTGGATCTGAAGCTGCACGACATTCCGAATACCGTGGCTGCAGCGGTCCGCGAGGCCGCAAGGCTTGGGGCAGTGATGTGCACGCTCCACGCCTCAGGCGGACGGGCGATGTTGCAGGCGGCAAAGGCCGCCGTCGCTGGAATCGACTCACCCATGCGACTGCTGGCGGTGACGGTGCTCACCAGCCTGGACGCGCGAGGCCTGGAAGAGGTCGTTGGTAGCAAGCTCGATCTTGCGGCGCAGGTCGTTCGTTTAGCGTCGCTCGCGCGGGAGGCCGGACTGGATGGCGTCGTGGCATCGCCTCACGAAATCGGCTTACTACGGGCCACCCTGCCGCTGTCGATGCGCCTCGTTATCCCTGGCATTCGTCCGGCATGGGCTCCGACCGAGGACCAGCGCCGGGTTATGACGCCTTATGAGGCGGCCGTTGCGGGCGCGGACTACCTGGTGATCGGCCGGCCGATTACGGCAGCAGCCGATCCGGTCAAGGCGACCCGCCGGATCTTGGATGAGCTCAAGGCGGTGGTGTACGATGACAGCAGATCTCTTTGA
- a CDS encoding replication-associated recombination protein A yields MTADLFDRLPTPSQKVAAPLADRMRPRTLQEYVGQEHLLGEGKLLRRAMEAGELPSLILWGPPGSGKTTLAFLLAERCKATFLPFSAVTSGIKEIKEVIARAQQERAYGRRTLLFIDEIHRFNKAQQDAFLPHVEGGTIVLIGATTENPSFEVIAPLLSRAKVVTLRPLTEDALIVILRRALDDQERGLGRLRIEADDDALRFIAGLGSGDARVSLNTLELAAQMVEEQPDGSRRLTAQMAQEASGRRTLLYDKTGEEHYNLISVLHKSLRGSDPDASLYWLARMLASGEDPMYIARRVVRFASEDVGNADPRALQVALAAKDAYHFLGSPEGELALAQAVVFLATAPKSNAVYKAFGEAQQDVEQAPLEGVPLHLRNAPTALMKELEYGAGYQYPHDLPEAIALQDYLPERLKGRIYYHPTDRGLEAEIGQRLAKWRRRRVGTPS; encoded by the coding sequence ATGACAGCAGATCTCTTTGACCGATTGCCCACCCCATCCCAAAAGGTTGCAGCGCCGCTTGCGGACCGGATGCGCCCGAGGACGCTCCAGGAGTACGTCGGGCAGGAGCACCTGCTCGGAGAAGGCAAGCTCCTCCGAAGGGCCATGGAGGCGGGAGAACTGCCGTCGCTGATCCTGTGGGGTCCGCCAGGCTCAGGCAAGACGACCCTCGCCTTCCTATTGGCGGAACGATGCAAGGCAACCTTCCTACCGTTCTCGGCCGTCACCTCCGGGATCAAGGAGATCAAAGAGGTGATCGCTCGGGCCCAGCAGGAGCGCGCCTATGGCAGGCGGACGCTCCTGTTCATCGATGAGATTCACCGTTTCAACAAGGCCCAGCAGGATGCCTTTCTGCCCCATGTGGAAGGGGGAACGATCGTGCTGATCGGGGCCACTACCGAGAACCCCTCATTCGAAGTCATTGCTCCTCTCCTGTCTCGGGCGAAGGTCGTGACGCTTCGTCCGCTGACGGAGGATGCGTTGATCGTCATCCTCCGGCGGGCGCTTGACGATCAGGAGCGGGGGCTTGGTCGCCTTCGGATCGAGGCCGATGACGATGCGCTGCGCTTCATCGCGGGGCTCGGCTCGGGAGATGCCCGCGTATCGCTGAACACCTTGGAGCTGGCGGCGCAAATGGTAGAGGAGCAGCCTGACGGGAGCAGGCGGTTGACCGCACAGATGGCCCAGGAGGCGTCAGGCAGGCGGACGCTGCTGTACGATAAGACCGGGGAAGAGCATTACAACTTGATCTCGGTCCTGCACAAGAGCCTGCGGGGCAGCGACCCTGATGCTTCTCTCTATTGGCTTGCCAGAATGCTGGCATCGGGCGAAGATCCGATGTATATTGCCCGACGCGTGGTTCGGTTCGCGTCGGAAGATGTCGGCAATGCCGATCCACGGGCCTTGCAGGTGGCGCTGGCGGCCAAAGATGCGTACCATTTCCTCGGCTCGCCTGAGGGTGAATTGGCACTGGCCCAGGCCGTCGTCTTCCTAGCCACCGCGCCCAAATCGAATGCCGTCTACAAGGCCTTCGGCGAGGCGCAGCAGGATGTAGAGCAGGCGCCGCTCGAAGGGGTGCCGCTGCACCTACGGAATGCCCCAACTGCCTTGATGAAGGAACTGGAATACGGCGCCGGTTACCAGTACCCGCATGATCTGCCCGAGGCCATAGCCCTTCAGGACTACCTGCCTGAGCGGTTGAAAGGCCGGATCTACTACCACCCCACGGACCGTGGACTCGAAGCCGAGATCGGTCAAAGACTTGCCAAGTGGCGCCGCCGGAGGGTGGGTACGCCGTCGTAA